Part of the Syntrophorhabdaceae bacterium genome, ATCATTCATGATCCTTGATATGCTGACACCGGTGGGAGTTTTATCGAAGAAGGTAAGCGGTTGACGCTGCAGGTTGAAGAAGATGAGATTCCGTATGTCTGTTATGACCCTTTGTCCCACGTAACCCATAAGGTATGCCTGGAGATATGCGAACACCCCCTTGAGGAAATATAAAAGGACAACGCCTATGGGGATGATATAGAGCATCGTTTGGTTCTTCTCGAAAAAGATCTTGTCCAGCACTGGTTTGACAATAAAGGCCGTTAAACCGTTTGTTGCCGCCACAAGGGCCATGCATATCATGGCAAAAACGAGTTTTACATAATAGGGTTTTACAAAATTAAGCAGTCTCAGGTATAGTGTCATGCCGTTTCTCTAAAAAGTCGATGACGATATCCTTTGCAAGTTCATAAGAATTATAATGACCAAGCCTCGCGAGGATCTCGTCGATATCCTTTTTTATGCTGTCTTTTCCATTATTTATCATATATAGTGCCTTTTCTGCAATCTTTTCAGGAGGAATATGCTGGATGAATTCCGGGAATACCTCTTTTCCGGCGATAATATTCGGGAGGCTGATGTGTTTTATTGTTACCAGCATCCTGGCGATGAGATATGAGAACCAGGATATCCGGTAAATGACTATTGTGGGGGTGCCGAGGATTGCGGCCTCCAGAGTAGCGCTGCCGGATGATACGATAGCCAGGTCGCAATGTGCAAGGGCATCATAAGACTGCCCCCTGATGACAATGCAGTCCTGCAGTTCTTTGCTGAACCTCTCGATTACCGGTCCGTCGATATTGTCTGCCAGGGGCAAAAGAACGGCAAGCCTTTGCACCCGTTCCTTTATCTTTTCGATGGACTTAAGCAGGACCGGCATGTGTCGCAGGATCTCGTTTTCCCTGCTGCCCGGCATAATGGTGATAACCGTGCATCCTTTTTCGATGCCTGTTTTTCTGAAAAAATCATCTCTTGTGCTTGCCGGTTTTACCGTGGAGACGAAAGGATGTCCGATGTAGGCAGCATCGATCCCGTGTTCTTCGTAGAGTTTTTTTTCAAAAGGCAGCACGCAGATCACCTTGTCGATATATCTTTTTATCCGGAGTATGCGTTTCTTTCTCCATGCCCAGATCTGGGGCGGGATAAAATAGATCGTGGGGATCCCCATTTTTTTTGCAAACCGGGCGACCTTCAGATTGAAGCCGGGAAAATCGACAAGTATCAAGAGGGAAGGCCGGGTTTGCCCGATATGTTCTTTAAGTCTTCTATAGGCATCCTTTATGTGGTGCAATTTTGAGAAGATCTCGCTTAAGCCCGTGAGGGAGATATTCCTGTAGTCATAGATAGTATTCATGCCCTCATCCCGGAGTCTTTGGCTTCCTATGCCGCTGATCTCCACAGCGATAGATCTTTTGAGTGATTTGACGAGTTCTGCGGCGTGTATCTCACCGGAGAGTTCGCCCGTGACAACAACGATGTGCTGCATTTCCGGACTAACGTTGTTTCTTTGCAATGTACTGCCTGATCTTGTTTGCGAGGATGAGCGCCCTGAGTCCGTCTTCTCCGGTGACGCCCGGCCGTGCGTTGCCCTTCATTGCCCCTATAAACTCTGTCAGCTCATCCTGAACAGGGTCCATGCGGTCAG contains:
- the lpxB gene encoding lipid-A-disaccharide synthase; translation: MQRNNVSPEMQHIVVVTGELSGEIHAAELVKSLKRSIAVEISGIGSQRLRDEGMNTIYDYRNISLTGLSEIFSKLHHIKDAYRRLKEHIGQTRPSLLILVDFPGFNLKVARFAKKMGIPTIYFIPPQIWAWRKKRILRIKRYIDKVICVLPFEKKLYEEHGIDAAYIGHPFVSTVKPASTRDDFFRKTGIEKGCTVITIMPGSRENEILRHMPVLLKSIEKIKERVQRLAVLLPLADNIDGPVIERFSKELQDCIVIRGQSYDALAHCDLAIVSSGSATLEAAILGTPTIVIYRISWFSYLIARMLVTIKHISLPNIIAGKEVFPEFIQHIPPEKIAEKALYMINNGKDSIKKDIDEILARLGHYNSYELAKDIVIDFLEKRHDTIPETA